From the genome of Vicia villosa cultivar HV-30 ecotype Madison, WI linkage group LG2, Vvil1.0, whole genome shotgun sequence, one region includes:
- the LOC131647411 gene encoding lysine histidine transporter 1-like produces the protein MATLETEAFNNHHDSSPDRHKTIEEKSERDKRIEDWLPITSKRNAKWWYSAFHNVTAMVGAGVLSLPHAMSQLGWGPGVTILVLSWIITFYTLWQMVQMHEMVPGKRFDRYHELGQHAFGKKLGLYIVVPQQLVVEVGTNIVYMVTGGTSLKKFHDTVCPSCKNIKLTYFIMIFASVHFVLSHLPDFNSISGVSLAAAVMSFSYSTISWAASIDKGVQKDVQYGYKSHSTAGTVFDFFNALGSVAFAYAGHNVVLEIQATIPSTPEKPSKVPMWRGVIVAYIIVALCYFPVAFIGYWIFGNEVNGDILLSLEKPAWLIAMANMFVVIHVIGSYQIYAMPVFDMIETLLVKKMRFEPSTMLRFIVRNVYVALTMFIAITFPFFDGLLGFFGGFAFAPTTYFLPCIMWLIIYKPRKFGLSWWTNWICIVLGLCLMILSPIGGLRTIIIQAKTYKFYS, from the exons ATGGCAACTTTGGAAACTGAAGCATTCAATAATCATCATGATTCTAGTCCTGATCGCCACAAAACT ATAGAAGAAAAATCAGAGAGGGACAAACGAATTGAAGATTGGCTTCCAATTACTTCTAAAAGAAATGCAAAATGGTGGTACTCAGCCTTCCACAATGTCACTGCAATGGTTGGAGCAGGTGTTCTTAGTCTCCCTCATGCTATGTCCCAACTTGGATG GGGTCCTGGTGTAACCATACTTGTCCTCTCATGGATTATCACATTTTACACACTGTGGCAGATGGTTCAGATGCATGAAATGGTTCCAGGAAAACGTTTTGATAGATACCATGAATTAGGTCAACATGCCTTTGGCAAAAAACTAGGTCTTTATATTGTGGTGCCTCAACAACTTGTTGTAGAAGTTGGGACGAACATTGTTTACATGGTCACTGGAGGAACATCATTGAAGAAATTTCATGATACTGTGTGTCCAAgttgcaaaaatataaaattgacCTATTTCATTATGATATTTGCCTCTGTTCACTTTGTGTTGTCTCATCTCCCTGATTTCAACTCAATTTCTGGTGTGTCATTGGCTGCAGCAGTCATGTCTTTCag TTACTCTACAATTTCTTGGGCCGCAAGTATAGATAAAGGAGTTCAAAAAGATGTACAATATGGATACAAGTCACATAGTACAGCAGGAACAGTCTTTGATTTCTTTAATGCTCTTGGATCTGTTGCATTTGCTTATGCTGGACACAATGTTGTGTTAGAGATACAAGCAACAATCCCATCTACACCTGAAAAGCCGTCTAAGGTTCCAATGTGGAGAGGAGTTATTGTTGCCTACATTATTGTGGCTTTATGCTACTTTCCAGTTGCTTTTATTGGTTATTGGATATTTGGAAATGAGGTCAATGGTGATATTCTCCTCTCTTTAGAGAAACCAGCATGGCTTATTGCAATGGCTAATATGTTTGTTGTTATTCATGTAATTGGAAGCTATCAG ATTTATGCTATGCCGGTGTTTGACATGATTGAAACTTTATtggtgaagaaaatgagatttgaaCCAAGTACAATGCTTCGATTTATCGTGCGTAATGTGTATGTTG caCTCACAATGTTCATTGCAATTACATTTCCTTTTTTCGATGGCCTTCTAGGATTTTTTGGAGGATTTGCTTTTGCTCCAACAACATATTTT CTTCCTTGTATCATGTGGCTCATAATCTACAAACCAAGGAAATTCGGCTTGTCCTGGTGGACTAATTGG ATATGCATTGTGCTTGGTCTATGTTTAATGATTTTATCACCTATTGGCGGATTGAGGACAATCATAATTCAAGCTAAGACCTACAAGTTTTACTCATAA